A portion of the Acidisarcina polymorpha genome contains these proteins:
- a CDS encoding multicopper oxidase family protein, with protein MIDHGPMDRRQFLQLAASAGAVSLIDRSLAWSSTVEQFSLEITPVTVELAPGVVVQTTGYNGKAPGPILRMREGVPVTVSVVNKTASAESVHWHGLHIGALADGAMEEGSPMIAPGAKVEYRFTPAPSGTRWYHTHTMALTDLNRATYSGQFGFLLVEPRSQPGDYDQEVFLAVHHWEPSFVPAQEQSESCPEITYRYASFNDKLLSTAEPLRVRAGQRVLFHFLNASATEDVWLSLPGHRFTVLALDGNAVPNPAKVEVLSLGVAERIDAIVEMDAPGNWVLGSLDATERDRGLGIRVEYANHQGAAVWNPPQVVDWSYARFSMPQPKKPGSEETPIETLEMLFEKNSDAPGSIDRWTINGRSYPDIEPVYLREGQRYRMRMMNATGCAHPVHLHRHSFELKRVDQVPVSGIFKDTVRLERYNVIEADLLANNPGNSLFHCHQQLHMDYGFMQLLRYGNSGRRIAADNI; from the coding sequence ATGATCGACCACGGGCCGATGGACCGCAGGCAATTTCTTCAACTCGCCGCAAGCGCCGGCGCCGTGTCGCTGATCGACCGCTCTCTGGCCTGGTCTTCAACCGTCGAGCAATTCTCCCTTGAGATTACTCCCGTCACGGTCGAATTAGCTCCAGGCGTGGTTGTGCAGACGACCGGTTACAACGGCAAAGCACCGGGCCCAATTCTGAGAATGCGAGAAGGTGTGCCGGTGACGGTCTCCGTTGTCAATAAGACCGCCAGCGCTGAATCGGTCCACTGGCATGGCCTGCATATCGGTGCGCTCGCCGACGGAGCGATGGAAGAGGGCAGCCCCATGATCGCGCCCGGGGCCAAAGTCGAATATCGTTTCACTCCTGCCCCCTCGGGAACGCGCTGGTATCACACGCACACCATGGCGCTGACCGATCTCAATCGAGCCACCTACAGCGGCCAGTTCGGATTTCTACTCGTGGAGCCCCGCAGCCAGCCGGGGGACTACGATCAGGAAGTCTTTCTGGCTGTCCATCATTGGGAGCCCTCGTTTGTGCCTGCCCAGGAGCAATCCGAGTCTTGCCCTGAGATTACTTACCGCTATGCGTCCTTTAACGACAAGCTTTTAAGCACGGCTGAACCGCTCCGGGTCCGCGCGGGGCAGCGCGTCCTGTTTCATTTTCTCAACGCCAGTGCGACGGAAGATGTCTGGCTCAGTCTGCCCGGCCACCGGTTCACGGTGCTCGCGCTTGACGGGAACGCCGTTCCCAACCCGGCCAAGGTAGAGGTGCTGTCGCTGGGCGTAGCCGAACGGATCGATGCCATCGTCGAGATGGATGCCCCTGGTAACTGGGTCCTTGGTTCGCTGGATGCAACCGAGCGCGACCGCGGTTTAGGAATTCGCGTCGAATATGCTAATCACCAAGGCGCCGCAGTTTGGAATCCGCCTCAGGTCGTTGATTGGTCCTATGCGCGATTCAGCATGCCGCAGCCGAAGAAGCCAGGCAGCGAGGAGACGCCCATCGAGACTCTCGAGATGCTCTTTGAAAAGAACTCCGATGCCCCTGGCAGCATCGATCGCTGGACCATCAACGGGCGCTCGTACCCCGACATTGAGCCGGTTTACCTGCGCGAAGGGCAGCGCTATCGGATGCGCATGATGAATGCGACTGGCTGCGCTCATCCCGTCCACCTGCACCGGCACAGCTTTGAACTGAAGCGGGTGGATCAGGTCCCCGTATCCGGAATTTTCAAAGATACTGTGCGGCTCGAACGTTACAACGTCATCGAAGCGGATCTTCTGGCGAATAACCCGGGAAACAGCCTCTTTCATTGTCATCAGCAGCTGCACATGGATTACGGCTTCATGCAACTGCTGCGTTACGGCAATAGCGGCCGCCGGATCGCAGCAGATAATATCTAA
- a CDS encoding NAD(P)-binding protein has protein sequence MDEQITRADHVDGHARTIDTASSEDSLLAAEQWDGYGGEGDYAKANGNTHAVMRAGHGIRDAVYSGRLNEAQAIEETLDCVVVGGGISGLAAAHLYTENTGRSKRCLILEDHAIFGGEARRNEFLVDGQRLVANQGSAMFFPPMPLSSTQKFYESIGFDGRPFQYQDWGGGQPVLPVAQTPYAEGGPHSGMFFGARFGHPEGLWLFDPWGKSLAGAPFPEPVKRELLRARKEKPAFSPPRSHGDAVARALDKISLEDHLMQRDGLSRGTIRTYMPYAANGAGASADEISAYADYAPDLLFPWDDSSGAQMFPGGNTGIARLLVKTMLPNALPGPTGLGSVFAQKVDFTRLDREGDPVRIRLGATVAEVKHEGDAVRVTYAVKDRLFAVRARSVIMAGGWSTWRTIPDLPESYRDAYRQFYRMPCLVMNVALRNWRFLAKMGITESQWFEGLGDSFAVRRIATFGGVPAAISPDDPTVLTMKILFTEPGLPLAQQATRGRMRMLSTSYEEFERRIREQFTLMFARAGFDARRDIAGIILNRWGHAYLCAQPGFFFGRDGKPAPREIIRSAPFGKIAFANSDLSGIMDHRASIAEADRAVKQILA, from the coding sequence ATGGATGAGCAAATCACCCGAGCCGACCACGTCGATGGCCACGCTCGGACGATCGACACCGCAAGCAGCGAGGACAGCCTACTCGCGGCGGAGCAATGGGACGGCTACGGCGGCGAAGGAGACTATGCCAAAGCCAATGGGAATACCCACGCCGTGATGCGGGCGGGACACGGCATCCGCGACGCGGTCTACTCGGGGAGGCTCAATGAGGCGCAGGCGATTGAAGAGACCCTCGACTGTGTTGTTGTCGGCGGAGGAATCAGCGGTTTGGCTGCCGCCCACCTTTACACCGAGAACACGGGACGCTCAAAGCGCTGCCTGATCCTCGAAGATCATGCGATCTTTGGCGGCGAGGCGCGCCGCAATGAATTCCTCGTCGACGGCCAGCGATTGGTCGCCAATCAAGGGTCGGCAATGTTCTTCCCGCCGATGCCGCTTTCTTCTACCCAGAAGTTCTACGAATCGATCGGCTTCGACGGTCGCCCCTTTCAATACCAGGATTGGGGCGGCGGCCAGCCTGTATTGCCGGTTGCCCAAACTCCATATGCGGAGGGTGGTCCTCACTCCGGCATGTTTTTCGGAGCGCGCTTTGGTCATCCCGAAGGCCTTTGGCTATTCGATCCATGGGGGAAGAGTCTCGCCGGGGCGCCGTTTCCTGAACCAGTGAAGCGGGAATTGCTGAGGGCGCGCAAAGAGAAGCCGGCCTTCAGCCCGCCCCGCTCCCATGGCGATGCGGTCGCTCGAGCGCTCGATAAGATAAGCCTTGAAGATCACCTCATGCAGCGGGATGGACTCAGCCGGGGGACGATCCGTACTTACATGCCTTACGCCGCGAACGGTGCGGGAGCTTCGGCCGATGAGATCTCCGCCTACGCCGACTATGCTCCGGATCTACTCTTCCCGTGGGACGACTCCTCGGGAGCACAAATGTTTCCGGGAGGAAATACCGGCATCGCCCGTTTGCTGGTGAAGACAATGCTTCCGAATGCGCTGCCTGGGCCAACTGGACTTGGCTCGGTCTTTGCTCAGAAGGTCGACTTCACCCGGCTCGATCGCGAGGGGGACCCGGTGCGTATCCGGCTAGGCGCGACGGTCGCCGAAGTGAAGCATGAGGGGGATGCAGTGCGTGTCACTTATGCAGTGAAAGATAGATTGTTCGCGGTACGCGCCCGCTCCGTCATCATGGCCGGAGGTTGGAGCACCTGGAGGACGATTCCGGATCTGCCCGAAAGCTATCGCGATGCTTATCGTCAGTTCTACCGCATGCCGTGCCTGGTAATGAATGTCGCGCTGCGCAACTGGCGTTTCCTGGCAAAAATGGGCATCACCGAAAGTCAATGGTTCGAAGGATTAGGCGACTCCTTTGCTGTGCGCCGGATTGCGACCTTTGGCGGTGTTCCCGCAGCGATCAGCCCGGACGACCCGACTGTCTTGACGATGAAAATTCTTTTTACCGAGCCCGGACTCCCGCTTGCGCAACAGGCGACCCGCGGACGAATGCGTATGTTGAGTACATCCTACGAGGAGTTCGAGCGCCGGATTCGTGAGCAGTTTACGCTGATGTTCGCGCGGGCGGGCTTTGATGCCCGCCGTGATATCGCGGGAATCATTTTAAATCGCTGGGGCCATGCTTATCTCTGCGCCCAACCGGGGTTCTTCTTTGGCAGAGACGGCAAACCGGCTCCGCGTGAAATCATCAGAAGCGCTCCTTTCGGCAAGATCGCTTTCGCCAACTCCGACCTTTCCGGCATTATGGACCATCGCGCCTCCATTGCCGAGGCGGATCGTGCCGTGAAGCAAATCCTGGCATAA